The following proteins come from a genomic window of Gossypium raimondii isolate GPD5lz chromosome 5, ASM2569854v1, whole genome shotgun sequence:
- the LOC105767590 gene encoding uncharacterized protein LOC105767590, with the protein MLLMIWITCRVQHRIQDINTGSILLVGHIHNGLYRFDLSTFQKSRAVVSFPATAHVTNLAPPASSSIVFDLWYRRLGHPCNKAVATVLRKCNVVANNSQLSSVCSVCSVCSACQLEKFHRLHFPPFSTVYLLLSLLLLIFGGQPMYLLKDILTIFHLLMLTPD; encoded by the exons ATGTTACTAATGATTTGGATAACTTGCAGGGTGCAACACCGTATACAG GATATTAATACAGGGAGCATCTTATTGGTGGGTCACATTCATAATGGTCTGTACAGATTTGATTTGTCAACTTTCCAAAAATCCAGAGCTGTTGTTTCTTTTCCAGCCACTGCTCATGTTACTAACTTGGCGCCTCCTGCTTCCAGTAGTATTGTTTTTGATTTATGGTATAGAAGACTTGGCCACCCTTGTAATAAAGCTGTTGCTACAGTGCTTCGAAAATGTAATGTAGTTGCAAACAATTCTCAGTTGAGTTCAGTTTGTTCAGTTTGTTCAGTTTGTTCAGCTTGTCAGCTTGAAAAATTTCATAGGCTCCATTTTCCCCCATTTTCTACTGTGTATCTCCTTTTGAGCTTATTGTTGCTGATCTTTGGGGGCCAGCCTATGTATCTTCTGAAGGACATTCTtactatatttcatttattgatgCTTACTCCAGATTGA
- the LOC105766073 gene encoding probable aspartic proteinase GIP2: MASLSQFLLFFSFLFCLKNTFPVLGFQSNFALFPVAKDAATLQYVARISHGAPLGSTDLVVDLGGSFLWMDCNSGHVSSSYRLISSCSVNCSRAKFHDLGSTSCLLNTNCYVSPYNGVTGSTSMGELVEDVIAVDSVDPSDVGQSTTVDHFLFACASTFHLQGLASGAKGMMGLGKASISLPSQLSSSIGHPQKFSVCLSSSTGVLLTGSGDTVFGTKIARSLAYTPLITKQNDYFINVQSIKINGRRLAVHEQGKLEAKLSTVVPYTTMVSSVYAIFSKAYVEAATKMNMTRVESVAPFGLCFSSKGPLVPEIDLVLQSEMVKWRIQGRNSMVKVSEESMCLGFLDGGLEQSSPIVLGGLQMEDNLLEFDIGSSMLGFSSSLLLKETTCSSSLQDSTLKQFF, encoded by the coding sequence ATGGCTTCCCTTTCTCagtttcttctctttttctctttccttttctgCCTGAAAAACACGTTTCCCGTTCTgggttttcaatcaaattttgctTTGTTTCCTGTTGCAAAAGATGCAGCAACTCTTCAGTATGTTGCAAGGATCTCTCATGGCGCTCCTTTGGGATCCACTGACCTTGTGGTTGATCTTGGCGGTTCGTTTCTTTGGATGGATTGCAATTCCGGACACGTGTCTTCATCATACAGGTTGATCTCAAGCTGCTCGGTCAACTGCTCTAGAGCAAAGTTCCATGATCTTGGAAGCACGAGTTGTCTATTAAACACCAACTGTTATGTGTCCCCTTACAATGGCGTAACAGGATCGACTTCAATGGGGGAACTAGTGGAGGATGTCATAGCCGTTGATTCTGTTGACCCTTCAGATGTAGGCCAAAGCACAACCGTGGATCACTTTCTGTTTGCTTGTGCATCGACGTTTCATTTACAAGGCTTAGCAAGTGGGGCCAAGGGAATGATGGGTTTAGGGAAAGCTTCGATTTCGTTGCCATCACAACTGAGTTCTTCAATTGGACACCCTCAGAAGTTTAGTGTTTGTTTATCATCGTCAACCGGTGTCCTATTAACCGGCAGTGGAGACACCGTTTTCGGCACCAAAATAGCAAGGTCACTAGCATACACACCCCTCATCACCAAACAAAATGACTACTTCATTAATGTTCAATCCATCAAGATCAATGGAAGGAGATTAGCAGTCCATGAACAAGGCAAATTAGAAGCAAAATTAAGCACAGTTGTGCCTTACACCACAATGGTAAGCTCGGTTTATGCAATATTTTCTAAAGCTTATGTTGAGGCTGCCACTAAGATGAATATGACTAGAGTGGAAAGTGTGGCTCCATTCGGACTCTGCTTTAGTTCTAAAGGGCCATTGGTGCCTGAAATTGATCTAGTTTTGCAAAGTGAGATGGTGAAGTGGAGAATTCAAGGTAGGAATTCAATGGTGAAAGTGAGCGAAGAGAGCATGTGCTTGGGGTTTTTGGATGGAGGGTTGGAGCAAAGTAGCCCAATTGTACTAGGAGGGCTTCAAATGGAGGATAACCTTTTGGAGTTTGATATTGGGAGTTCCATGTTAGGATTTAGCTCTTCTTTGTTGTTGAAGGAAACAACGTGTTCTTCATCCTTACAGGATTCCACGCTGAAGCAATTTTTCTGA